A genomic window from Flavobacterium azooxidireducens includes:
- a CDS encoding dihydroorotase — translation MKRILIKNAKIVNEGKIFEGDLLIENQLIVEIEDSISAKPDYKVIDAEGNFLIPGAIDDQVHFREPGLTHKGDIASESRAAVAGGITSFIEQPNTVPNAVTQELLEQKYQIAAETSHANYSFMMGGTNDNLEEVLKTNPRNVAGIKLFLGSSTGNMLVDNEEVLEKIFSSTKMLIAVHCEDEATIQSNLALYKEKYGDDVPVKFHHLIRSEEACYLSSSKAIALAKKTGARLHVFHLSTAKEMELFTNKIPIEDKQITAEVCIHHLWFTNADYDTKGNLIKWNPAVKTEADRAALWQALLDDRIDVIATDHAPHTLEEKKQSYLQAPSGGPLVQHAVVAMFEAYHQGKISVEKIVEKMAHNPAKIFKIENRGFIKVGFYADLVLINPAMPWNVKKENILYKCGWSPLEGTNFKSRITHTFVNGELVYQNSKVNDTKAGMRLLFNR, via the coding sequence ATGAAAAGGATCTTAATAAAAAACGCCAAAATTGTTAACGAAGGAAAGATATTTGAAGGTGATTTACTCATTGAAAATCAGCTAATTGTTGAGATTGAAGATAGTATTAGTGCCAAACCAGATTATAAAGTAATTGATGCCGAAGGAAATTTTTTAATTCCCGGAGCCATTGATGATCAAGTGCATTTTCGTGAACCAGGGTTGACGCACAAAGGCGATATTGCTTCAGAGTCAAGAGCTGCTGTAGCGGGCGGAATTACATCGTTTATAGAACAACCAAACACAGTTCCGAATGCCGTGACGCAGGAATTGTTAGAGCAAAAATACCAAATTGCAGCCGAAACATCTCATGCCAATTATTCGTTTATGATGGGCGGAACCAATGATAATTTGGAAGAAGTTTTAAAAACAAATCCCAGAAATGTAGCCGGAATCAAATTGTTTTTAGGCTCATCAACCGGAAATATGTTGGTGGATAACGAAGAAGTGTTAGAAAAAATATTTTCATCAACCAAAATGCTGATTGCTGTTCATTGCGAAGATGAAGCGACCATTCAAAGCAATTTAGCTTTATACAAAGAAAAATACGGTGACGATGTTCCTGTAAAATTTCATCATTTAATCAGAAGTGAAGAAGCGTGTTATCTTTCTTCATCCAAAGCCATTGCTTTAGCCAAAAAAACCGGTGCAAGATTACATGTTTTTCATCTTTCCACAGCAAAGGAAATGGAATTGTTTACCAATAAAATTCCGATTGAAGACAAACAAATCACCGCAGAAGTGTGCATTCATCATTTGTGGTTCACTAATGCCGATTACGACACGAAAGGAAATTTAATCAAATGGAATCCGGCTGTAAAAACCGAAGCAGACCGAGCAGCACTTTGGCAAGCACTTTTAGACGACCGAATTGATGTGATTGCCACCGATCATGCTCCACATACGTTAGAAGAAAAAAAACAATCTTATTTGCAAGCTCCTTCCGGCGGACCACTAGTACAGCATGCTGTTGTGGCGATGTTTGAAGCCTATCATCAAGGGAAAATTTCTGTTGAGAAAATAGTAGAAAAAATGGCTCATAATCCGGCTAAAATTTTTAAAATTGAAAACAGAGGATTCATTAAAGTTGGTTTTTATGCCGATTTGGTTTTGATAAATCCTGCTATGCCTTGGAACGTGAAAAAAGAAAATATTCTTTATAAATGTGGATGGTCACCTTTGGAAGGAACTAATTTTAAATCGCGAATTACACACACATTTGTGAATGGTGAATTGGTTTATCAGAATTCAAAAGTAAATGATACCAAAGCCGGAATGCGATTACTCTTTAACCGATAA
- a CDS encoding uroporphyrinogen-III synthase, translating to MKVKTILVSQPEPKVENSPYFELIQKHKVKIDFRPFIHVEGVPVKDIRSQKIDLHNFTAIILTSRNSVDHFFRVAEEMRYKVPEDLKYFCQSEAVAFYLQKYVIYRKRKIYVGQKDFVELSPLIKKYKEEKFLLPASDQLNFDIPQTLDGLKVNWTQGVFYRTVMSDLTDLADVYYDVLAFFSPTGIKSLFKNFPDFKQNETRIAVFGSTTQKEAIEHGLRVDIMAPSPEAPSMTMALEKYIAKTNKDK from the coding sequence ATGAAAGTGAAAACAATTTTGGTGTCACAACCAGAACCAAAAGTAGAAAATTCTCCCTACTTTGAGCTTATTCAAAAGCATAAAGTAAAAATCGATTTCAGACCCTTTATTCATGTCGAAGGTGTTCCGGTAAAAGATATTAGAAGTCAAAAAATTGACTTGCATAATTTCACGGCCATCATCTTAACCAGTAGAAACTCTGTGGATCATTTTTTTAGGGTTGCCGAAGAAATGCGATATAAAGTGCCGGAAGATTTAAAATATTTTTGTCAATCGGAAGCTGTTGCTTTTTATTTACAAAAATATGTTATCTACAGAAAACGTAAAATTTATGTTGGTCAAAAAGATTTTGTCGAATTGTCTCCCTTGATTAAAAAATACAAAGAAGAAAAATTTTTATTGCCAGCATCCGATCAATTGAATTTTGACATTCCTCAAACATTAGATGGATTAAAAGTAAATTGGACTCAAGGTGTTTTTTACAGAACTGTAATGAGCGACTTGACTGATTTAGCCGATGTTTACTATGATGTTTTGGCCTTTTTTAGCCCAACCGGAATAAAATCATTGTTTAAAAACTTCCCTGACTTTAAACAAAATGAAACGAGAATTGCGGTTTTTGGTAGTACAACTCAAAAAGAAGCAATAGAGCACGGTTTGCGTGTAGATATTATGGCTCCGTCTCCGGAAGCTCCATCGATGA
- a CDS encoding DUF4271 domain-containing protein, which yields MDYILENRIVDSKDWATVLFVLSFALIAVTKTFFEARFNEFLKLFVTDKYLKIYKDPSHMMSWFTISLFFVQLISFAFFILILLNYFGLASKTDGIKYIQIITLLGVFVLSKYLVEKIIATSFKIEDFMEQFNLQKVSYRTFIGLLILPVNIILYYNDVSSKLIIYGILLIILTVNALTYLISLKSYQSLLIRKMFYFILYLCALEIAPYYFMYYWFTRR from the coding sequence ATGGACTACATTTTAGAAAATCGGATAGTAGATAGTAAAGATTGGGCAACCGTTTTGTTTGTCTTGAGCTTTGCATTGATTGCGGTGACTAAAACTTTTTTTGAAGCCCGTTTTAATGAATTTCTAAAATTGTTTGTTACTGATAAATACCTTAAAATCTACAAAGATCCTTCGCATATGATGAGCTGGTTTACAATCAGTTTATTTTTTGTGCAATTGATTTCGTTTGCTTTTTTTATTCTTATTTTGCTGAATTATTTCGGATTAGCTTCTAAAACCGATGGTATAAAATACATCCAAATTATTACGCTGCTTGGTGTTTTTGTACTTTCTAAATACCTTGTTGAAAAAATCATTGCTACCTCCTTTAAAATTGAAGATTTTATGGAGCAATTTAACCTTCAAAAAGTAAGTTACCGCACGTTTATTGGGTTACTAATTCTTCCGGTTAATATAATTTTGTATTATAACGATGTTTCTTCAAAGCTAATTATTTACGGAATTCTGTTGATTATATTGACAGTAAATGCATTAACTTATCTTATTTCATTAAAATCTTATCAAAGTTTACTAATTCGTAAGATGTTTTATTTTATTTTGTATCTTTGTGCCCTTGAAATAGCTCCCTACTATTTTATGTATTATTGGTTTACAAGACGTTAG
- a CDS encoding polyprenol monophosphomannose synthase, whose protein sequence is MSNGLVVIPTYNEIENVESIIRAVFALEKPFHILIVDDNSPDKTYEKVESLQKEFPSQLFLKVRKKKSGLGTAYVHGFKWALQNNYDFIFEMDADFSHNPQDLNKLYEACQAGEADMAIGSRYVRGVNVVNWPLSRVLLSYFASVYVKIITGMKIHDATAGFICYRREVLEKINLDKIKFVGYAFQIEMKYRTYCKGFKIKEVPIIFTDRTKGQSKMSNSIIKEAVFGVISLRIKKLFNRL, encoded by the coding sequence ATGAGTAACGGTTTAGTAGTCATTCCAACCTACAACGAAATTGAAAATGTTGAAAGTATCATTAGGGCAGTTTTCGCTCTCGAAAAGCCTTTTCACATATTGATTGTGGATGATAATTCACCCGATAAAACCTATGAAAAAGTAGAGTCCTTACAAAAAGAATTTCCTTCGCAACTTTTTTTGAAAGTTAGAAAAAAGAAATCCGGATTGGGAACGGCTTATGTGCATGGATTCAAATGGGCGTTGCAAAACAACTACGATTTTATTTTTGAGATGGATGCCGATTTTTCTCATAATCCGCAAGATTTGAATAAATTATATGAAGCTTGTCAAGCCGGAGAAGCCGATATGGCAATTGGTTCTCGATATGTTCGGGGAGTGAATGTGGTCAATTGGCCATTAAGCAGGGTATTACTTTCTTATTTTGCTTCGGTTTATGTAAAAATAATTACCGGAATGAAAATTCATGACGCTACTGCAGGTTTCATTTGTTACCGCAGAGAAGTGCTTGAAAAAATAAATCTCGACAAAATTAAATTTGTGGGTTATGCATTTCAAATCGAAATGAAATACAGAACTTACTGCAAAGGTTTTAAAATTAAAGAAGTTCCTATTATCTTTACAGACCGAACAAAAGGACAATCCAAAATGAGCAATTCTATCATTAAAGAAGCTGTTTTTGGAGTGATTTCGTTACGCATAAAAAAACTATTTAATCGATTATAA
- a CDS encoding DUF4296 domain-containing protein translates to MKFKFLILFFSILFLSCNDDGVKKPSKLIEEEKMVDILYDISILDAIRSSNPGVLEDNNIDSRTYIYKKYAIDSLQFVENTAYYASNLKKYKKMYETIENRIEENKKVADSLLKIEQEKESKNPKTKDSLKTKKSIEEIKANLRKLN, encoded by the coding sequence ATGAAATTTAAATTTCTTATATTGTTTTTTTCAATACTGTTTCTTTCTTGTAATGATGATGGAGTAAAAAAACCATCAAAACTTATTGAGGAAGAAAAAATGGTCGATATTCTTTATGATATTAGTATTTTAGATGCTATAAGGTCAAGTAATCCTGGTGTTTTGGAAGATAACAATATCGATTCACGTACCTATATTTACAAAAAATATGCAATCGACAGTTTGCAATTTGTTGAGAATACAGCATATTATGCTTCTAATTTAAAAAAGTATAAAAAGATGTATGAAACAATAGAAAATAGAATTGAAGAAAATAAAAAAGTAGCAGATAGCCTCTTGAAAATTGAACAAGAAAAAGAATCTAAAAATCCAAAAACTAAAGATTCATTGAAAACTAAAAAATCTATCGAAGAAATTAAAGCTAATTTAAGAAAGCTGAACTAA
- a CDS encoding NAD-dependent epimerase/dehydratase family protein has translation MNLVTGGTGLVGAHLLLHLLQNGEKVRALFRSENSIQKTKNLFKSLNYSNLFHKIEWVSGNVNDIPSLEKAFENIEFVYHCAALISFDGVEEENLRKINIEGTANMVNFALAFGVKKFCYVSSIAALGDLKESETVITEETEWNPEKPHSDYALSKFGAEMEIWRAEQEGLHCVIVNPGVILGAGFWDSGSGEIFMKVKKGIPFYTKGSSGFVAVEDVVSVMCQLMKSDISGERFTLIGENIVFKDLIFWIAEGINIKKPSMYAKPWMTSIVWRLDWFFSTLFFQKRRFSRATAKSLHTTVLYSNEKIKLQLNFEFQPIKEVVKKVSSAFLN, from the coding sequence ATGAATTTAGTTACAGGCGGAACCGGCTTAGTGGGTGCACATTTATTACTTCATTTACTTCAAAATGGCGAAAAAGTTCGGGCTTTATTTCGTTCAGAAAACAGTATTCAAAAAACTAAAAATCTTTTCAAATCACTCAATTACAGCAATTTATTTCATAAAATCGAATGGGTTTCAGGAAATGTAAACGATATTCCTTCGCTCGAAAAAGCGTTTGAAAATATAGAATTTGTCTACCATTGTGCTGCTCTAATTTCGTTTGATGGTGTGGAGGAAGAAAATCTTCGTAAAATTAACATCGAAGGAACAGCCAACATGGTGAATTTTGCATTGGCTTTTGGTGTGAAAAAATTCTGCTACGTGAGTTCCATTGCCGCTTTGGGCGATTTAAAGGAAAGTGAAACCGTGATTACCGAAGAAACCGAATGGAATCCTGAAAAACCGCATAGCGATTATGCTCTTTCAAAATTTGGTGCCGAAATGGAAATCTGGCGAGCAGAACAAGAAGGTTTACATTGTGTGATTGTGAATCCGGGAGTTATTTTAGGAGCTGGTTTTTGGGATTCTGGTAGTGGTGAAATTTTTATGAAAGTGAAGAAAGGAATTCCGTTTTACACCAAAGGTTCAAGCGGATTTGTAGCCGTAGAGGATGTTGTTTCTGTAATGTGTCAACTTATGAAAAGTGATATTTCAGGAGAACGATTTACCTTAATAGGCGAAAATATTGTTTTTAAGGATTTGATTTTTTGGATTGCAGAAGGTATAAACATTAAAAAACCTTCTATGTATGCAAAACCTTGGATGACATCTATTGTCTGGCGATTAGATTGGTTTTTTTCAACATTGTTTTTTCAAAAAAGAAGATTTTCAAGAGCAACCGCCAAATCGTTACATACAACTGTTTTGTATTCTAATGAAAAAATTAAGTTACAATTGAATTTTGAATTTCAGCCAATAAAAGAAGTTGTAAAAAAAGTTAGTTCAGCTTTCTTAAATTAG